From a region of the Betta splendens chromosome 5, fBetSpl5.4, whole genome shotgun sequence genome:
- the LOC114856087 gene encoding uncharacterized protein LOC114856087 produces the protein MFPAVLTSKRGVDKNVVRLLRDRTEGNTMIKVWRQIQENHHEEYLHRKDLYTTLLMTVAEPGGIVSALRHKFQAPPPPRELPSAPLLRHAFLLAEANNVQDYRNQILSTLRTVLKMDSTKKVVKKLSGEGHGSSKWFTSIANEFSQIVTFVLTCEESTEKLAPMCSGVIQRFRLANQPVPKILYVDHGCCRAQGPTAVETLFEAWVNRGMVVRLDIFHWIHRFDAAIRTDSHSKYAAFKSALAGAVLAYNRTDLDLLIKSVRAKHDRLKTLSDGDIVRDHILRDHLKHHVRRVTLGAQETFQLIHMAIEELKGQAGLDESGVSLFKTPDAIDNMCASQQRHLECIQDSPDMIMYRVARITAINKVDVPYYKCLRGSNSLEGFHKMLPNMIPGPHCAARPYQVYLISGIARWNADRSSDAVFGGKGWRHRTYSAPLIERPRRGIIGPRLMWRLTSCLGWSTCSARAQEDHGHFPCRTWFMMDLVQRRKSSSWVTKIQRLMRPIRVTQRPRLMCWMLACPTSI, from the exons ATGTTTCCTGCTGTTCTCACTAGCAA ACGTGGCGTGGACAAAAACGTCGTGCGTCTTCTGCGTGACAGGACTGAAGGGAACACCATGATCAAAGTGTGGCGGCAGATCCAGGAAAATCATCACGAAGAGTACCTTCACCGCAAGGATCTGTACACCACGCTGCTCATGACTGTGGCAGAACCCGGAGggattgtttctgcattgaggCACAAGTTCcaggctccacctccaccaagAGAGCTGCCTTCTGCCCCACTTTTGCGCCACGCCTTTCTTCTGGCTGAGGCCAATAATGTCCAGGACTACCGGAACCAGATCCTTTCCACTTTACGCACAGTGTTAAAAATGGATTCCACCAAGAAA GTGGTGAAGAAACTGTCTGGAGAGGGCCATGGCTCATCTAAGTGGTTCACCAGTATTGCCAATGAATTCTCCCAAATAGTGACCTTTGTGTTGACCTGTGAGGAGTCCACAGAGAAGCTGGCACCAATGTGCAGTGGAGTCATACAAAGGTTCCGACTGGCTAATCAACCGGTCCCCAAAATTTTGTATGTGGACCATGGGTGTTGTCGTGCACAAGGTCCAACAGCTGTTGAGACTCTGTTTGAGGCTTGGGTGAACAGGGGAATGGTTGTGCGTTTAGACATCTTCCACTGGATTCACCGATTTGACGCAGCCATTCGAACAGACAGTCACTCTAAGTACGCTGCCTTTAAGTCTGCGCTGGCTGGCGCTGTCCTGGCCTACAACCGCACTGACCTGGACCTTCTCATCAAGTCTGTCAGGGCCAAGCACGACAGGTTGAAGACTCTGTCTGATGGGGACATTGTCCGAGACCACATTTTAAGGGACCACCTCAAACACCATGTGCGGAGGGTCACGCTCGGGGCGCAGGAAACATTCCAGCTCATCCATATGGCGATTGAAGAGTTAAAGGGTCAGGCTGGGCTGGATGAAAGCGGGGTGAGCCTTTTCAAAACACCAG ATGCCATTGATAACATGTGCGCAAGCCAGCAGCGACACTTAGAGTGCATCCAGGATTCACCAGACATGATCATGTACAGGGTGGCGCGTATTACGGCCATCAACAAAGTGGATGTTCCGTACTACAAATGTCTGCGTGGAAGCAATAGCCTGGAGGGATTCCACAAGATGTTGCCTAATATGATTCCAG GTCCCCACTGTGCTGCACGGCCTTATCAAGTTTACCTGATAAGTGGCATTGCACGGTGGAACGCTGACAGGAGctcagatgctgtgtttggggGTAAAGGATGGAGGCACCGGACGTATTCAGCGCCGCTGATTGAACGACCGAGGAGGGGAATTATCGGGCCCCGGTTAATGTGGCGTCTAACGAGCTGCTTGGGTTGGAGTACCTGTTCAGCCAGAGCACAGGAGGACCACGGCCATTTTCCCTGCAGGACATGGTTCATGATGGACCTGGTCCAGAGGAGGAAGTCGTCCAGCTGGGTCACCAAGATACAGAGGCTGATGAGGCCTATCAGAGTGACCCAGAGGCCCAGACTGATGTGCTGGATGCTGGCCTGCCCCACATCAATATGA